From the Streptomyces nodosus genome, the window GCGACGGCACCCGTACCCGGTGTCCCGCCGCCGTCAGGTGTTCGGCCACCGGGTGCCAGGTCGAGGGACCCACGGACGGACTGTGCACAAGGACGAAGACCGACTGCATCGGCCGCGCGGGCCGGTTCGGCTGGATCGGCTGGATCGGCTGCATAGAGCGATCCTGTCGTCCGCCTCGGTGCGGGCGCCACGGTCTTGGCCCACAGCAGAACGCCCACGGTGACGCGACGGGGCCCGAAGAGCCGAGGCCGGTGGTGCCCAGGTCGGCGGCGGTTCTCCGGGCCCGCGTCGCGTCCCGGGTCAGCCGAACATGCCCGGCTGGTAGTCGCCGGCCGGCTGCTGGGTGATCACGTTCAGCCGGTTGTAGGTGTTGATCAGGGCGATCAGCGTGACCAGTGCGGCGAGCTGCTCCTCGTCGTAGTGCTTGGCGGCGTTCGCCCAGGCCGCATCCGTGACGCCGCCGGAGGCGTCGGCGATGCGGGTGCCCTGTTCGGCCAGCTCCAGGGCGGCCCGCTCGGCCTCGGTGAAGACCTTGGCCTCCCGCCAGGCCGCGACCAGGTTCAGGCGCAGCGAGGTCTCCCCGGCGTGCGCGGCGTCCTTGGTGTGCATGTCGAGGCAGAAGGCGCAGCCGTTGATCTGGCTGGCCCTGATCTTCACCAGTTCCTGGATCGCGGCCGGCAGCGTCGAGTCCGTGACCGCCTTGCCCGCCGAGTTGAGGTACTTCAGGAACTTCCCCGCGACGGGGTTGGCGAAGATGTCGAGTCGGGCTTCCATGATGATCTCCTTGCCGTGTGGACGGTTACACAGCACTGACGGAACGGAGCGGAGGAATGTGACGGGCCCGATGGAGACAACGCGTGTGACCTAGGTCTCATTCTCTTCGGAGCGCCCGGCAGGTGGTCAGTGTTCACGGGGGGGGTGCGGTGCGCCGGAGCCAACGCCCGCTACCGGCGCCGGCGCGGCACGGCGACTGGCACAACACCGCCCAGCGTCACCTGCTCAACCGCTTCCTCGGCCAACCGCATCACTGCCTCCAGACATGGCAGCCGTTCGACGAACAGCGCGCTTTCGCACCGCTCCGCCAAGCGCCAAGCGCCAACGGTGACCGTAGTCCGGGCCACCCACATTGCCGGATGCCGGAAGGCAGCGCTCCAGCCATCTGCCGTGCCCTGCAAGTGAGATGTCGCACCCGGACTGCCATCATGCTGCCCCGGGGCGGCCTTGGCGTTGGGGGCCGCGTGAAGTGAGAAGAGTGTGGCGCGAATGCTCGGCATCCAGACCGATGCGTTGGACACGGCCGGGGGAGTGTTCATGACGGTCTTGGCCCTGGGCTGTACGTGGTTGGGAGGGCTGGCTGTGCTCCGGCCGCACCGGCCGCCGCAGCCGATCGGGGGCCCCGTGTGGGTAGCCCGCGCCTGGGGTCTCGGCTATGTGGTGCTGGGCATCAGTATGGCTGCCAAGATGACGGCCATGCTGGTCGGCAAGGAGCCAGCCTGGCCGATGACCGTGATCCATTGGGCTGCCGGACCGCTCCTGCTCTTCTCGGTGACCGCGGCAGTCGTGTCCCAGTGGCGAGCGCGCCGTCGGGCCGGTCGTGTCGTCAGCGGACGGCACGGACGGCACAAGTGAAACGGCCTGCGCCTTGGAGCGAGGCGGCACTCGCGAGCGCCGCCTGCTGGACGGTCAGCGGACTGGGATATGGGGTGCTCGCCTCTCGATGAGCCGCATATGGCCTAGGTTCGGGGCTCCTCGCCGCATACCAGGTCATGCGCCTCCCGGAAACCCGGATACGTTCCCGGGTTCCGGCCGCACTTGATCATGCCGGCGGTCTTCTCGTACCACGTGGTGACGGTGCCGTAGACCGGCGCCTTCGCATTGCCGGCACAGCCTTGGACGAAGCTCGCCTCGACCACCTGCACCCCTATCACCGAAAGGTAGTCGCCGTTCTTTCCTGTCATGTCGTCAGTCCCGAAATCGGCCATCGGTACGGACTCCCCGTTCTGCGCGAGCCGCTTCCCTCCGAGATTCATGTGCTGTTCCAGGGAGGCGAACACCAATTCCTCGGACACCTTCGCACTGGAGTCGATGCCAGCAGTCACCTCGCGTACGGGAACGGCCTGGAACTTGACGCTCGCCGCCTGCTCACCCTTCTCGACACGAACCAACTGGGAGACGGCGACCAGTTTCCCTGTGGTCCTGATCTCTCCCCAGTGGAATCGGCCGTTCTCGCATATCCACTGCGACACCGAGACCTCGGTCGGCTTCGGGGACGCCGCCGCTTTCGCTTCCCTGTCCTGCGACGACGCGGTACACGCCGTCGCCACCAGGACAGTTACGGCCAGCAGGGCTGCCTGCCGCACCCCGCCCCCTCTCCTGCCGGCCGACTTGCCCGTGTCCGGGCCAGACCGCGTCATGGGCAGAACTCCTTCTTCACCTTTGCGGACAGTCCGTCCTGGGATGGCTTTGAACCGCCCCGGGTTCCGGTAGAGATCTCAGATTACGTAGCGAGGCATGCGCGACTAGTCACCAGCATGGGTCAAGGGAGACCCGCAGAGGCCGTTCGGCCCCTGGCCCGGGGTGTCGTGGGGCGCAGAGTTAGCCTCGTTCACAGTCCGGTACGGCCGCCGCGCCCGGTGGCCGGCGGGCGGTGAGCAGCAGGAGGCGGACGGGATGGCGAAGGTTCCCACGGCACTGGTGGCCGCGAGCGGGCTCGTCGGCGGGTACGGAGTCGCCCGCTGGACCGGGAAGCGGCAGCTGGGCGGGGCCGTGCTGGCCGTGGCGGGGGCCGCGGCCGCGCAGCAGTGGCGGAAGCAGGCGGGCGGTACGGCGGCCGGGGTGCTGACCGCGGCGTATGTGGCCGCTTTCGCCGGGTCGCATCCGCTGGCCAAGAAGGTGGGCGCCTGGCCCGCCGTGTTCGGGGTGACCGGGGCCGTCGCCCTCGCCTCGTGGGCGGTGGCCGACCGGCGCGGATAGGGCCGTAGGGAGGGCGGAGCGGTCACTCCGGGGCGCGTCCGCGGCGTTCGTCCGCCCGCACCGTCCCCGACGCCTGCTCGGCCGCCGTCAGTGGCCGGGCGACGTCCTCCAGGGAGCGTCTTTCCGCCGGTACCGCGATCAGCGCGGCGACCAGCCCCGCCGCGCACATCAGGGCCGCGCCGATCCCGAAGGCGAGGACCGTGTCGCGAACATGGCCGGTGTTGGTGAGGTCCGCGAACAGCAGGGGGCCGCTGATGCCGCCGGCCGCGGTGCCGAGGGCGTAGAAGAAGGCGATGGCCATGGCCCGGGTCTCCATCGGGAACACCTCGGAGACGGTCAGATACGCGCTGGAGGCCCCCGCCGAGGCCACGAACAGCACCGCGCACCAGCAGGCCGTGAGCGTGACCGCGGTCAGGGAGCCCCGCCCGAACAGCCAGGCCGTGCCGAACAGCAGCAGGCCCGACACCAGATAGGTCGACGAGATCATCACCCGGCGGCCGACCGTGTCGAAGAGCTTGCCCAGCAGCAGCGGACCGCAGAAGTTGCCGGCCGCGATGACCCCGAAGTAGTAGCCCGTGTTGCCGGTGGGGACATGGAAGAAGCGGGTGAGGATCGCGCCGAACCCGAAGGTGATCGCGTTGTAGAGGAAGGCCTGGCCGATGAAGAGGGAGAAGCCCAGTACGGCACGTCTGCGGTAGGCGGTGAAGACGGTACGGGCGATCTCGCCGAAGCCGATGCTCGGGCGCTGGTGGATGGTGAGCTCACCCGCGGGCCGCGGCAGGGGTGCCCCCTTCTCGGCCACGATCCGGTGTTCGATGTCGGACACCACCCGTTCCGCCTCCTGGTGTCTGCCGTGGATCAGCAGCCAGCGGGGACTTTCGGGGACGGTGCGCCGTACGAGAAGGATGACCAGGCCGAGGACGACGCCCAGGGCGAAGGTCAGCCGCCAGCCCACGTCCTTCGGCAGCACGGCGGTGTTCAGCGCGAGGATCGACAGCAGCGAGCCGCCGACCGCGCCCAGCCAGAAGCTGCCGTTGATGATCAGGTCGACGCGGCCCCGGTAGTAGGCGGGGATCAGCTCGTCGATCGCGGAGTTGATGGCCGCGTACTCACCTCCGATGCCGAAGCCCGTGAAGAAGCGGAACAGAAAGAACCACCAGGTCTGGAAGGAGACCGCGGTCAGCGCGGTGGCCCCGAGATACACCGCGAGAGTGATCATGAAGAGCTTCTTGCGGCCGTAGCGGTCGGTCAGCCGGCCCCAGAAGAGCGCGCCGGAACAGGCGCCCGCCACATACACCGCGGCCGCGACCCCGGTGACCTCGCCCGAGCTGATCGGCAGGCCGCTGCCGGGCTCCGAGAGCCGGCCGGCGATATTGCCGACGACCGTGACCTCGAGACCGTCCAGGATCCACACCGTGCCGAGCCCGATGACGATCCGCCAG encodes:
- a CDS encoding carboxymuconolactone decarboxylase family protein translates to MEARLDIFANPVAGKFLKYLNSAGKAVTDSTLPAAIQELVKIRASQINGCAFCLDMHTKDAAHAGETSLRLNLVAAWREAKVFTEAERAALELAEQGTRIADASGGVTDAAWANAAKHYDEEQLAALVTLIALINTYNRLNVITQQPAGDYQPGMFG
- a CDS encoding MFS transporter; its protein translation is MAHTEPRPGTITTAIPARLDRLPWSRWHWRIVIGLGTVWILDGLEVTVVGNIAGRLSEPGSGLPISSGEVTGVAAAVYVAGACSGALFWGRLTDRYGRKKLFMITLAVYLGATALTAVSFQTWWFFLFRFFTGFGIGGEYAAINSAIDELIPAYYRGRVDLIINGSFWLGAVGGSLLSILALNTAVLPKDVGWRLTFALGVVLGLVILLVRRTVPESPRWLLIHGRHQEAERVVSDIEHRIVAEKGAPLPRPAGELTIHQRPSIGFGEIARTVFTAYRRRAVLGFSLFIGQAFLYNAITFGFGAILTRFFHVPTGNTGYYFGVIAAGNFCGPLLLGKLFDTVGRRVMISSTYLVSGLLLFGTAWLFGRGSLTAVTLTACWCAVLFVASAGASSAYLTVSEVFPMETRAMAIAFFYALGTAAGGISGPLLFADLTNTGHVRDTVLAFGIGAALMCAAGLVAALIAVPAERRSLEDVARPLTAAEQASGTVRADERRGRAPE